One genomic region from Clostridium saccharobutylicum DSM 13864 encodes:
- a CDS encoding LytR/AlgR family response regulator transcription factor: MNIKVLIVDDEKGIRTIIKKILDKSGGFEVIGDTDNGEDAIGIFKEKRPEVVFFDIEMPGCSGIECAKILTDIDPKTIIIFATAHQEYMSDAFQLYAFDYLIKPFKVERVLQTLDRIKKINKPSYGDGIDKIIKHEKGLDKIGLDKIMIKNKEGISFVDTKEIVLVQREESNTVIYTKTDSFTTSISLSDIEEKLDNAQFFRSHKSYIINLSLITKIYPYGRWTYVVKLKNTEKDALLTHEKYEEIKKLFSL, translated from the coding sequence ATGAATATAAAAGTGCTTATAGTTGATGATGAAAAGGGAATTAGAACTATAATAAAAAAGATATTAGATAAGTCTGGTGGATTTGAAGTTATAGGGGATACAGATAATGGTGAAGATGCTATAGGCATATTCAAGGAAAAACGTCCTGAGGTGGTATTCTTTGATATTGAAATGCCTGGATGTAGTGGGATAGAATGTGCCAAAATATTAACAGACATAGATCCAAAGACTATAATTATTTTTGCAACAGCGCATCAGGAGTATATGTCAGATGCATTTCAGTTATATGCTTTTGATTATTTGATTAAACCATTTAAAGTCGAGAGAGTATTGCAAACTTTAGATAGAATAAAGAAGATAAATAAGCCTAGTTATGGAGATGGTATAGACAAGATAATAAAACATGAAAAAGGCTTAGATAAAATCGGCTTAGATAAAATCATGATAAAAAATAAAGAAGGAATAAGTTTTGTAGATACTAAGGAAATTGTTTTAGTTCAAAGAGAAGAAAGCAATACTGTTATATATACAAAAACAGATAGTTTTACTACATCTATTTCTTTATCTGATATAGAAGAAAAACTAGATAATGCTCAATTCTTTAGAAGCCATAAATCATATATTATTAATTTATCATTAATAACAAAAATCTATCCATATGGAAGATGGACGTATGTGGTTAAACTTAAGAATACAGAAAAAGATGCGTTATTAACTCATGAAAAGTATGAAGAAATTAAAAAACTTTTTAGTTTGTAA
- a CDS encoding Ig-like domain-containing protein: protein MKNYFKKFSIMSLFIFLFLCAIGICNSNKAFAEEYLITPTNMTDSSSPSPFRADASSIDYRYKVQPWEAFNGTSVDAYDTWLSQSGESSNVWLSIDIGTRKIPSSYSFSTWNDSEMTAAPKDWNFEGSNDGVNWTILDKRINISGWNRGEEKKFNISNNSSSYSRFRINVLQNNGRSDVAIDNFKIYSDSSYDLEKNLSLNKYTDNLQVGQTDNLVVTTIPAAIDVTWKSSDSLIATVDSNGKVTGIKEGQAAITATTADGAIATCTVTVTNKSGTSGGNTTPTNPTDNTGGTSTGTDETSTIVNIAHAKGDNTNNAGGEVSIIFHGTADTTLSVVKTADVKDVWVGDKFTYTIVVTNTGSKTAKAVVVNDNAPNHIQFIPGGITTTQGTVDSTSTPSNIVVNVGDIPPSGTVTIKVPVTVVL from the coding sequence ATGAAAAATTACTTTAAAAAGTTTAGTATAATGTCATTATTTATATTTTTATTCTTATGCGCAATAGGAATATGTAATAGTAATAAAGCCTTCGCAGAGGAATATTTAATTACACCAACCAATATGACAGATAGTTCATCACCAAGTCCTTTTAGAGCAGATGCATCTAGCATTGATTACAGATATAAAGTTCAACCATGGGAAGCCTTTAATGGGACATCCGTTGATGCTTATGATACATGGCTTTCTCAAAGCGGTGAATCAAGTAATGTATGGTTGTCTATAGATATTGGTACGCGGAAGATACCTTCTTCTTATTCTTTTAGTACGTGGAATGACAGTGAAATGACAGCGGCTCCTAAGGATTGGAATTTTGAAGGTTCCAATGATGGAGTTAACTGGACAATATTAGATAAAAGAATTAACATTAGTGGTTGGAATAGAGGCGAAGAAAAAAAATTTAACATATCAAATAATAGTAGTTCATACTCAAGATTTAGAATCAATGTATTACAAAATAATGGAAGAAGCGATGTAGCGATTGATAATTTTAAAATATATTCTGATTCATCGTATGATTTAGAAAAAAATCTTTCATTAAATAAATATACAGATAACTTACAAGTAGGTCAAACTGACAATTTAGTCGTAACAACAATACCAGCAGCAATAGATGTAACATGGAAATCAAGTGATTCTTTAATAGCAACAGTAGATTCAAATGGTAAAGTTACAGGGATAAAAGAAGGACAAGCAGCAATTACAGCTACAACTGCTGATGGAGCAATTGCAACATGTACTGTAACAGTAACTAACAAATCTGGTACTAGTGGTGGAAATACTACACCAACTAATCCAACAGATAATACTGGTGGAACATCTACAGGAACAGATGAAACAAGCACTATAGTTAATATTGCTCATGCAAAAGGTGATAACACCAATAATGCTGGTGGCGAAGTTTCAATTATATTTCACGGAACAGCTGATACTACGTTAAGTGTTGTAAAAACAGCAGATGTAAAAGATGTATGGGTAGGAGATAAGTTTACGTATACTATAGTAGTTACTAATACTGGTTCAAAAACAGCAAAGGCAGTAGTAGTAAATGATAATGCTCCAAATCATATTCAATTTATACCTGGTGGAATAACAACAACTCAAGGTACAGTTGATTCAACTTCAACACCTTCAAATATTGTAGTTAATGTTGGTGATATTCCACCTTCAGGAACAGTTACAATTAAAGTACCTGTAACTGTAGTTCTTTAG
- a CDS encoding sensor histidine kinase, giving the protein MKIKKQTYNMSKIVLVSIFLNLIQVVFIILFVYYKHKNHYIIEGNFIIDVIAISICINSIITGGIFYNLLFKKGSDNLIDTIKYLESFNKTLRTQRHDYLNHIQVIYSLMELEEFDEARNYIEPVYKDIVRVSKALKTSKPAVNALLQAKLQMAEKNEIDMELEIKSNLKHLSMEPWEFCRVIGNIIDNAIFTLKLKPNNRYMLVEFAEDLQNIKINISNNGESIPKEIIYKIFEEGFTTKEDKGEGMGLAIVKEIVESFHGTVGVSSNEQRTSFEIIIPKKVI; this is encoded by the coding sequence ATGAAAATTAAGAAGCAAACATATAACATGTCTAAAATAGTGTTAGTATCTATATTTTTAAATTTAATACAAGTAGTGTTTATAATTTTATTTGTTTATTATAAACATAAAAATCATTATATTATTGAAGGGAATTTTATTATTGATGTTATAGCGATAAGTATATGTATTAACAGTATTATTACAGGGGGGATATTTTATAATCTTTTATTTAAAAAGGGGAGTGATAATTTAATAGATACAATAAAATATCTTGAATCATTCAATAAAACTTTAAGAACTCAAAGACATGATTATTTGAATCATATTCAGGTTATTTATTCATTGATGGAACTTGAGGAGTTTGATGAAGCAAGAAATTATATAGAACCTGTCTATAAAGATATAGTAAGAGTTAGTAAAGCTTTAAAAACTTCGAAACCAGCAGTAAATGCACTGCTTCAAGCAAAACTTCAGATGGCAGAAAAAAATGAAATAGATATGGAATTAGAAATAAAAAGTAATTTAAAACATCTTAGTATGGAACCATGGGAGTTTTGCAGAGTGATAGGTAACATAATCGATAATGCTATATTTACTTTAAAATTAAAGCCTAATAATAGATATATGCTTGTTGAATTTGCAGAGGATTTACAAAATATAAAGATTAATATATCAAACAATGGTGAGAGCATACCAAAAGAAATTATATATAAGATATTTGAAGAGGGATTTACAACAAAAGAAGATAAAGGAGAAGGAATGGGGCTTGCTATAGTTAAAGAAATTGTTGAGTCATTTCATGGTACAGTGGGAGTTTCATCCAATGAACAAAGAACATCTTTTGAAATAATTATACCTAAAAAAGTTATTTAA
- the floA gene encoding flotillin-like protein FloA (flotillin-like protein involved in membrane lipid rafts) has product MIINLVIVAIAVVCLISVFITFVPIGLWVSSLAANVQVSIFNLIGMRLRRVIPSRIVIPLIKSTKAGMGLTVNQLEAHYLAGGNVDNVVNALIAAHRADIDLQFEKAAAIDLAGRDVLEAVKMSVNPRVIETPNVSAVAKDGIELLVKARVTVRANLERLVGGAGEATILARVGEGIVTTVGSSTSHKIVLENPDAISKTVLNKGLDAGTAFEILSIDIADVDVGRNIGAQLQTLQAEADKNIAQAKAEERRAMAVAKEHEMRAAVVEAEAEVPKAMAYALREGKLGIMDYYDMQNVIADTSMRSSISSAGKKNESLTAGDKENSDK; this is encoded by the coding sequence ATGATTATTAATTTAGTTATAGTAGCGATAGCAGTAGTATGTTTAATTTCAGTATTTATTACATTTGTGCCAATAGGGCTATGGGTATCATCATTAGCAGCCAATGTTCAAGTAAGTATATTTAATTTAATTGGAATGAGATTAAGAAGAGTTATACCTTCTAGAATAGTAATTCCACTTATAAAATCAACAAAGGCTGGTATGGGGCTTACTGTTAATCAATTAGAAGCTCACTATTTAGCAGGTGGTAATGTAGATAATGTAGTAAATGCATTAATTGCAGCACATAGAGCAGATATAGATTTACAATTCGAAAAAGCAGCTGCAATTGATTTAGCAGGTAGAGATGTTTTAGAAGCTGTTAAAATGAGTGTTAATCCAAGAGTAATTGAAACACCAAATGTTTCAGCTGTTGCAAAGGATGGTATAGAACTTTTAGTTAAAGCAAGAGTTACAGTTAGAGCTAATCTTGAAAGATTGGTAGGTGGTGCTGGAGAGGCAACCATTTTAGCGAGAGTTGGTGAAGGTATAGTAACTACAGTTGGTTCTTCTACTAGCCATAAGATAGTATTAGAAAATCCAGATGCCATTTCAAAAACAGTACTAAATAAAGGGTTAGATGCAGGTACAGCATTTGAAATTCTATCAATTGATATTGCAGATGTAGATGTTGGAAGAAATATAGGAGCTCAACTTCAAACTTTACAAGCAGAAGCTGATAAGAATATAGCACAAGCTAAGGCAGAAGAAAGAAGGGCAATGGCTGTAGCTAAAGAACATGAAATGAGAGCTGCTGTTGTAGAAGCAGAAGCAGAAGTGCCAAAAGCAATGGCTTACGCATTAAGAGAGGGAAAGCTTGGAATTATGGATTATTATGATATGCAAAATGTTATTGCAGATACAAGCATGAGAAGTTCAATTTCTAGTGCTGGAAAGAAGAACGAATCATTGACTGCTGGCGATAAAGAAAATAGTGATAAATAA
- a CDS encoding NfeD family protein, giving the protein MSVFLPDITVLTVLLLIIGFGLVFLEMHIPGFGVPGIAGAISLILAVVLTAQNFAQALVMTLAILAVLGIMLGVVLTFFTKGKLFKPLILSDEQKKEHGYISSSDLDYLLGKRGIAITDLRPAGSVDIDGVKFDVISDGEYIPANSKIEIFKVSGVKLVVKKI; this is encoded by the coding sequence ATGAGTGTATTCTTACCAGATATAACAGTTCTAACAGTTTTACTTCTGATTATAGGCTTTGGACTGGTATTTTTGGAAATGCATATTCCAGGTTTTGGAGTGCCAGGTATTGCAGGAGCTATATCTTTAATATTAGCAGTAGTATTAACAGCTCAAAATTTTGCACAAGCATTAGTTATGACATTAGCAATCTTAGCTGTTTTAGGAATTATGCTCGGTGTGGTTTTAACGTTTTTCACAAAAGGAAAATTATTTAAGCCGCTGATATTATCAGATGAACAAAAAAAAGAGCATGGGTATATTAGTTCGTCAGATTTGGATTACTTGCTTGGGAAAAGAGGAATTGCAATTACTGACTTAAGACCAGCAGGGTCTGTAGATATAGACGGAGTCAAGTTTGATGTGATTTCTGATGGCGAGTACATTCCAGCTAATTCTAAAATTGAGATATTTAAGGTTAGCGGAGTAAAGTTAGTAGTAAAAAAAATTTAA
- the tkt gene encoding transketolase yields the protein MSRELDKLCINSIRVLSADAIQKAKSGHPGLPLGSATMAFTLWTKMNHNGKNPAWENRDRFILSAGHGSMLEYSLLHLFGYGLTVEDIKNFRQTGSLTPGHPEYGHTKGVEITTGPLGQGISNSVGMAIAESYLAERFNKLDYNIVDHYTYAIVGDGCLMEGISGEASSLAGTLKLGKLIVLYDSNNISIEGNTDISFREDVAKRYEAYGWQVLKVADGNDIDSIEKAIDIAKSEVSKPSIIIVKNQIGYGCPAKQGKASAHGEPLGDENIRAMKENLGWKMEPKFYVPNEVYSNMNQYIEKGVSKEHDWNDLFNEYKKAYPDLAQEYNKWMSGEIDKESLLNNEEFWSFDKEMATRQSSGIMINRLAKLIPNLIGGSADLSPSNKTYMSDRGDFSAEDRSGSNLHFGVREHAMAAIVNGMYAHGGLKVFCGTFFVFSDYMKGAMRLSALMKLPVTYVLTHDSIGVGEDGPTHQPIEQLASLRSMPNMTVFRPADSKETAAAWYYAVTNGATPTSLVLTRQSLPLYDGCPKRVLKGGYILKDSKKETPDVLLMASGSEVELIFKAADELAAKGIDARVISIPSFELFNAQDEAYKESVMPNKVRARVAVEALTSFGWHKYVGLDGEIISLDTFGASGKAETLFEKFGFTVENVVNKAVKVLNK from the coding sequence ATGAGTAGAGAATTAGATAAGTTATGTATAAATTCAATAAGAGTACTTTCAGCAGATGCTATTCAAAAAGCAAAGTCTGGACATCCAGGGTTACCACTTGGTTCAGCAACAATGGCATTTACATTATGGACAAAGATGAATCATAATGGAAAAAATCCAGCTTGGGAAAATAGAGATAGATTTATATTATCCGCAGGACATGGTTCAATGCTTGAATATTCATTATTACATTTATTTGGATATGGATTAACTGTAGAAGATATAAAGAATTTTAGACAAACTGGCAGTTTAACACCAGGACATCCTGAATATGGCCACACTAAAGGTGTTGAAATAACAACCGGTCCACTTGGACAAGGCATTAGTAATTCAGTAGGAATGGCTATTGCAGAGTCGTATCTTGCAGAAAGGTTTAATAAGCTAGATTACAATATAGTTGACCACTATACATATGCTATAGTTGGAGACGGATGTCTTATGGAAGGAATTTCAGGAGAAGCATCATCGCTTGCTGGAACATTAAAACTTGGAAAACTAATTGTGTTATATGATTCAAATAATATTTCAATTGAAGGAAATACAGATATTAGTTTTAGAGAAGATGTAGCAAAGAGATATGAAGCTTATGGATGGCAAGTATTAAAGGTTGCAGATGGAAATGATATAGATTCTATAGAAAAAGCAATAGATATAGCGAAATCAGAAGTATCTAAGCCATCAATTATAATAGTAAAAAATCAAATTGGATATGGATGCCCAGCAAAACAAGGAAAAGCTTCGGCTCATGGTGAACCTTTAGGGGATGAAAATATAAGAGCAATGAAGGAAAACTTAGGATGGAAGATGGAACCAAAATTTTATGTACCAAATGAAGTATATTCAAATATGAATCAATATATAGAAAAGGGAGTTTCAAAAGAGCACGATTGGAATGACTTATTTAATGAATATAAAAAAGCTTATCCAGATTTAGCACAAGAATATAATAAGTGGATGAGTGGTGAAATCGATAAAGAAAGTTTATTAAATAATGAAGAATTTTGGAGCTTTGATAAAGAAATGGCTACAAGACAATCTTCAGGAATAATGATAAATAGATTAGCCAAACTAATTCCTAATTTAATAGGAGGATCAGCAGATCTATCACCATCTAATAAAACATATATGAGTGATAGAGGGGATTTCTCAGCAGAAGACAGGAGTGGATCTAATCTTCACTTTGGAGTTAGAGAACATGCAATGGCAGCTATAGTTAATGGTATGTATGCACATGGTGGACTTAAGGTATTCTGTGGAACATTCTTTGTATTTAGTGATTATATGAAAGGTGCAATGAGATTATCAGCTTTAATGAAACTTCCTGTAACTTATGTATTGACTCATGATAGTATTGGAGTAGGAGAAGATGGGCCAACTCATCAACCTATTGAACAATTAGCATCACTTAGAAGTATGCCTAACATGACAGTGTTTAGACCAGCAGACTCAAAAGAAACAGCAGCCGCATGGTATTACGCTGTAACAAATGGAGCAACACCAACATCATTAGTTTTAACAAGACAAAGTTTACCACTATATGATGGATGTCCAAAGAGAGTATTAAAGGGTGGGTATATACTTAAAGATTCTAAGAAAGAAACTCCAGATGTATTACTAATGGCATCAGGTTCAGAAGTTGAATTGATCTTTAAGGCAGCAGATGAACTTGCAGCTAAAGGGATAGATGCAAGAGTAATAAGTATACCAAGTTTTGAATTATTTAACGCTCAAGATGAAGCATATAAAGAATCAGTTATGCCAAACAAAGTACGTGCAAGAGTTGCAGTTGAAGCATTAACATCATTTGGATGGCATAAATATGTAGGCCTTGATGGGGAAATAATCTCATTAGATACTTTTGGCGCATCAGGTAAAGCTGAAACATTATTCGAGAAATTTGGATTTACTGTAGAAAATGTTGTTAACAAGGCTGTTAAAGTATTAAATAAATAA
- a CDS encoding DMT family transporter, whose amino-acid sequence MKKGYVYIILTTVIFSTMEIALKLVSTTFNPIQLTFTRFFIGGLCLIPFAISSLHKKHLSISINDLYYFALLGLLGIVVSMGLYQLAVQNTEASVVAVLFSCNPVFVTILAFFLLKEAITKNNIIALVLEIIGTIIIIDPLNTKLSVLGVILTIASTLTFALYGVSGKKKCAKYGGIVVTCFGFIFGSLEMLILIGLTHITLISNWFYSNGLATFSNIPLFTGYNLNTLPIVAFICIINTGVGFACYFKAMEETSAQTTSLVFFFKPILAPILALIILHEIIPFNMIMGILLILIGSLSSILPELLAQRNAKLDTDNTII is encoded by the coding sequence ATGAAAAAAGGATATGTTTATATTATTTTAACAACTGTTATTTTTAGTACAATGGAAATTGCATTAAAACTTGTGTCTACAACATTTAATCCAATACAGCTTACTTTTACAAGATTCTTTATTGGTGGCTTATGCTTAATACCATTTGCTATAAGTTCACTTCATAAAAAACATCTTTCTATTTCAATTAATGATTTATACTACTTTGCTTTATTAGGATTATTAGGCATTGTTGTAAGTATGGGATTATATCAATTGGCAGTACAAAATACTGAAGCTTCTGTAGTTGCTGTGTTATTTAGCTGCAATCCAGTTTTTGTTACGATCTTAGCATTCTTTCTTTTAAAAGAAGCTATTACTAAAAACAATATTATCGCCTTAGTTCTTGAAATTATTGGAACAATAATAATTATAGACCCTTTAAACACAAAACTTAGTGTATTAGGTGTCATACTTACAATAGCATCAACTTTAACTTTTGCTCTTTATGGAGTCTCTGGTAAAAAGAAATGTGCTAAATATGGTGGAATAGTTGTAACTTGTTTTGGTTTTATATTTGGCAGTCTTGAAATGTTGATTTTAATTGGCTTAACCCATATTACTTTGATTTCAAATTGGTTTTATTCAAATGGACTTGCGACTTTCTCAAATATTCCTTTGTTTACAGGATACAATTTGAATACATTACCTATAGTTGCATTTATTTGTATTATTAACACTGGAGTTGGATTTGCTTGTTATTTCAAAGCTATGGAAGAAACTTCTGCTCAAACTACTTCATTAGTATTCTTCTTCAAACCAATATTAGCACCAATTCTTGCGTTAATTATATTGCATGAAATTATTCCATTTAATATGATTATGGGCATTTTACTTATACTTATTGGCTCGCTTTCATCTATTTTGCCTGAATTATTAGCTCAAAGAAATGCTAAATTGGATACTGATAATACTATAATTTAA
- a CDS encoding LysR family transcriptional regulator — protein MDFKELQYVLSIAKNNSISKAARELYISQPSLSKYLQNLEKNLDINIFERIGNNYNLTYAGERYIKYAREILRIKKDLDDEFSDIVNNKKGRLNVACSIIRSPYLIPETVPKFKEKYPNVDINFWEETGSNKLDELVTNGDVDIAIFNYSENNSMLSCELLKNEEIALAVSKNHPLANEGKKIEGCKFPWIDIKRFKDDNFIINYTDQKSGEIEEDLFDKLNIKPKVILKTRSVECAIRLAACGFGVSFSSETYLKYVNLEKKPIYFSIGNPKIKVKLFVVYRKNCYLPQYVQDYINIVKETI, from the coding sequence ATGGATTTCAAAGAATTACAATATGTTCTAAGTATTGCTAAAAATAACAGTATTTCGAAAGCTGCTAGAGAGTTATATATATCGCAGCCATCACTAAGTAAATATTTACAGAATCTTGAAAAAAATTTAGATATTAATATTTTTGAAAGGATAGGAAATAATTATAATTTAACTTATGCAGGAGAAAGATATATAAAATACGCAAGAGAAATACTAAGAATAAAGAAAGATTTAGATGATGAATTCTCTGACATTGTAAATAATAAAAAAGGAAGATTAAATGTAGCGTGTTCAATAATACGAAGTCCGTATCTTATTCCAGAAACCGTTCCGAAGTTTAAAGAGAAATATCCAAATGTTGATATAAATTTTTGGGAAGAAACAGGATCTAATAAGTTAGATGAACTTGTGACTAATGGGGATGTGGATATAGCAATATTTAATTATTCAGAAAATAATTCTATGCTATCTTGTGAACTTTTAAAAAATGAAGAAATTGCATTAGCGGTTAGTAAAAATCATCCATTAGCTAATGAAGGTAAGAAAATTGAAGGTTGTAAATTTCCTTGGATTGATATTAAAAGATTTAAAGATGATAATTTTATAATTAATTATACAGATCAAAAAAGTGGAGAGATAGAAGAAGATTTATTTGATAAGCTGAATATAAAGCCTAAAGTTATATTAAAAACAAGAAGTGTTGAGTGTGCTATTCGATTAGCAGCATGTGGATTTGGAGTTTCCTTTAGTTCAGAAACATACTTAAAATACGTGAACTTAGAAAAAAAACCAATATATTTTTCAATAGGAAATCCTAAAATAAAAGTTAAGCTTTTTGTTGTATACAGGAAGAATTGTTATTTGCCACAATATGTACAAGACTATATTAATATAGTAAAAGAAACAATATAA
- a CDS encoding L-fucose/L-arabinose isomerase family protein, whose protein sequence is MKNMPEVKLGIVAVSRDCFPMELSTNRRKAVVKAYKESYGDIYECPTAIENEKHMQKALAEVKQAGVNALVVYLGNFGPETPETLLAKEFDGPVMFAAASEESGDNLINGRGDAYCGMLNASYNLALRNIKAYIPEYPVGTASEVADMISEFVPVATALLGLKNLKIISFGPRPQDFLACNAPIKQLYNLGVEIEENSELDLYAAFNEHADDKRIPEVIASMEKELGEGNKMPGILPKLAQYELTLLDWMEEHKGSREYVVFANKCWPSFQTQFGFVPCYVNSRLTSMGIPVSCEVDIYGALSEFIGTCISKDVVTLLDINNTVPADMYDSNIKGKFDYTLKDTFMGFHCGNTAACKLTSGTMKNQKIMARALEPNQEPNITRGTLEGDIVPGDITFFRLQSNADAELTAYVAEGEVLPVATRSFGAIGVFAIPEMGRFYRHVLVENRYPHHGAVAFGHFGKAMFNLFRYLGVKEVGFNQPKGMLYKTENPFK, encoded by the coding sequence ATGAAAAATATGCCAGAAGTAAAATTAGGAATTGTTGCTGTAAGTAGAGATTGTTTTCCAATGGAATTATCAACAAATAGAAGAAAAGCAGTAGTAAAAGCTTATAAAGAATCTTATGGAGATATTTATGAATGTCCAACAGCTATAGAAAATGAAAAACACATGCAAAAAGCATTAGCAGAAGTAAAACAAGCAGGTGTAAATGCACTTGTAGTATACCTTGGAAATTTTGGACCAGAAACTCCAGAAACTTTACTTGCTAAAGAATTTGATGGACCAGTAATGTTTGCTGCAGCATCAGAAGAAAGCGGAGATAACTTAATTAATGGACGTGGAGATGCTTATTGTGGAATGCTTAACGCAAGTTATAATTTAGCACTTCGTAATATAAAAGCATATATTCCTGAATATCCAGTTGGGACTGCTAGTGAGGTTGCAGATATGATTTCAGAATTTGTACCAGTTGCTACAGCATTACTTGGATTAAAGAATTTAAAAATTATCTCATTTGGACCAAGACCTCAAGATTTCTTAGCTTGTAATGCACCTATCAAACAATTATACAATTTAGGTGTTGAGATAGAAGAAAATTCAGAACTAGATTTATATGCTGCATTTAATGAACATGCAGATGATAAGAGAATTCCAGAAGTAATTGCTAGCATGGAGAAAGAATTAGGCGAAGGAAATAAAATGCCTGGTATCTTACCAAAACTTGCTCAATATGAACTTACATTATTAGACTGGATGGAAGAGCATAAAGGATCAAGAGAATATGTCGTTTTTGCAAATAAATGCTGGCCATCATTCCAAACTCAATTTGGATTTGTACCATGTTATGTAAATAGCCGCTTGACTTCTATGGGAATTCCAGTATCATGTGAAGTTGATATTTATGGTGCATTAAGTGAATTTATAGGAACTTGCATTAGCAAAGATGTTGTAACATTACTTGATATAAACAATACAGTACCAGCTGATATGTATGACTCAAATATTAAAGGTAAATTCGATTATACATTAAAAGATACATTTATGGGATTCCATTGTGGTAATACAGCAGCCTGCAAATTAACTAGCGGAACTATGAAGAACCAAAAGATCATGGCTAGAGCATTAGAACCAAACCAAGAACCAAATATAACTAGAGGAACACTTGAAGGAGATATAGTTCCAGGAGATATTACATTCTTTAGATTGCAAAGTAATGCTGATGCAGAATTAACAGCATATGTGGCTGAAGGAGAAGTTTTACCAGTTGCAACACGTTCCTTTGGAGCTATTGGTGTATTTGCAATTCCTGAAATGGGTAGATTCTATCGCCATGTATTAGTAGAAAATAGATATCCACATCATGGAGCAGTTGCATTTGGACACTTTGGAAAAGCAATGTTCAATTTATTTAGATATTTAGGCGTAAAAGAGGTTGGATTTAATCAACCAAAAGGTATGCTTTATAAAACTGAAAATCCTTTTAAATAG
- a CDS encoding DUF4867 family protein encodes MVIKSVTDKEFKKYGQVLKNYDCSEIIEKMKNTPLPEDVIYEPSIKELEELTIAKQLRDREFGELPIQIGYCNGNNYMLNAVEYHRSSEINIAVTDLILLIGSQQDIEDDYSYDTSKIEGFKVPAGTIIEVYATTLHYAPCNVEKEGFKCVVVLPKDTNLNLENKIEKNGEDALLFAKNKWLIGHKDTDLGEQGAFIGLVGENISIK; translated from the coding sequence TTGGTTATTAAAAGTGTTACTGATAAGGAATTTAAAAAATATGGACAAGTGTTAAAAAACTACGACTGTTCAGAGATAATTGAAAAAATGAAAAATACACCATTACCAGAGGATGTAATATATGAACCATCAATAAAGGAGCTTGAAGAATTAACTATAGCAAAGCAATTAAGAGATAGAGAATTTGGAGAGTTGCCAATACAAATAGGATATTGTAATGGGAATAACTATATGTTAAATGCAGTTGAATATCATCGTTCATCTGAAATAAATATAGCAGTAACTGATCTTATATTACTTATAGGTTCTCAGCAAGACATTGAAGACGATTACTCATATGATACTTCTAAAATAGAAGGTTTCAAAGTTCCAGCTGGTACTATAATTGAAGTTTATGCGACAACTCTTCATTATGCACCTTGTAATGTAGAAAAAGAAGGATTTAAATGTGTTGTAGTTTTACCAAAGGATACAAATTTAAATTTAGAAAATAAGATTGAAAAGAATGGTGAAGATGCATTGTTATTTGCTAAAAATAAATGGTTAATTGGTCACAAGGATACTGATTTAGGTGAACAAGGAGCATTTATAGGATTAGTTGGAGAAAATATTTCAATAAAATAA